attattttaatattttaaatagtttaaataataattattgaaaaatatgttctaaaatcaatcattagacgattgtgctcatcttgtaaactgtatctgaattttcattaataaaaattatttagcattttcattacaaattgatcatctttgaactcctgtgttgtaatgaagtctttaggactatatatattaatcgacaaaggaagatttatcgttaagtccttaaaattattcgcgactaaatgatatgctattactaggacgatagcgatatcaagtgtaggtcgttgtgtgccatatgaattggttgccttcttaactaagaagtgtggagacactgttatggcatatagatagaatataggagtacattcaaatcgaatgtgatcatgtgtcgagcactctgctgtcaagagtagcttgtgaaggatatgagtataagtatccttccgatctgagaccaccatagtgacttgtaagcaactcactgtactttagtatcggactatcttagtttctaacttagtgacgaaaggatactagatgcagtcaagtacttatcaagtcggtgtgtgagtcaagatggaattgacctctctgaattggtaggagatatgcataagttttttttttaatttagcaaaatcttggccaggataatccatgagatggatttgaaagattgaaatataatgtggtcgacttaataggattaacagttaaatcttaaatcatcttgagcatttgggtcaaagggatgaattatacggtaatcatacgccagtaggttctagaaggttgctttgcaacactttgacctatccgatcgtcgggtcatcattgctagatggttacatcgattggtatagaaagttgttcctatgctatcgatttaagttcgaacctatgaggtcacatgtattagaagatttgatcagatctgatcgcTGAAGATTCCAATTAGATTgtaactctggtgaagagtcctacttagactagaactctgtgggagagtcccactgggactgagactctatcatttatgaagaattaactaataattagattactaattgactcaatttgattgagtaaagagtttggaacaagtctaattgaattagattcaatttgactcagattgggattgatatgatcaaactcgattacaaaaaaaatttgatcttgattcaatcagggtttagactcggctaatttctaattgggttaaaaatttgatgagatatttaaatttctaattagattaagttcatttttatcagtggtttcaatctaaatttgatttggattagaattgaattagaaatgaagagtccaagtcagtcTAGGACTCTATTATTTTAGATAAATTGCTAAGATCTATCTAAAATTTCCATAATACCttctatatgtatgtgtatatctataatatatataatatataattattattatatatcaataatatgatatatgatatataatataataatataatattaggataattaaagatattttacaaaatgaaataaaaagattattttatttattgatgGGAAAATGACTTATTCATCTTCAAaatggataagatttttttcCTATGGATAAATACTACAATAGAAAGTACCTTATTTatctagaaaaatataaaaatataaattaattaatcaataaaaaaatgatcaatcttttGATAATATTCATCTCATTAAAGAATGGGCCCTTGGGATATTGTCGAGTTACGATATGTCCATTATCCATCGAGACAGTACAAGAAAAAAGGACCATCAGCAAAATATTATTGTGGACCTACTGATTCGCTGCCATGATGGTGTACAACTTTATGCACGAACGCAACTGATTGTATACCTGTTGGCCTGCTTGACTTTTGTTGCCTCGTGGATCACATTGGCATCTTCACTTACGATAAGCACACCGACCATGGAAGGCGATGTGTGTAAAACAGCACCTTCGCTCTCTATTTAGAGGATTCCGTCATAACTTCACACCATTTTCCCACAAAAattcataaagaagaaaaaacatTCTGATTGGCGTGGCGTACGTGATGGaaggtataatttttttatattttaagaaatattttgattttttcggCTAACAAATAGTGAagggaaaaaaatatatttaatatacatATTAGACTTTGAAATAATATACAATTTTACCATAAAATTACAAAGACCAAATTGCTTTCACACTTCTCTGAATATTTATAGAAttgataaagataaaatgataattaaaaGAAGGATGCGCCTATCTTATAATTTAAGTCTATCCCATAATTTTGGTAGAAAAAATTTATACGCTCCCACcatgataagatgtttgacaagGACTTAGGGGCCTTATTCCACAGCCTATCACCGTCTTTGAcgattcatttattttttttaatgtattttcTTCGCTCATTTATCAGATTGAAAGGACCAGGTCAGTTTGCATTTTTCATACGAAAGGATGAACGGTCATACCgactattggatcatgatttacatagattttaaaatattttaatctattttttattaatctatataaatCTCAAAGCACATATTATATAATTCAATGATTGATGCTGCAAGAGAAAAAGAATTGTTATGGATCAGACATCGAGAGGTCGAGTCTCAAAAGTCTCATATCGACCACAGTCGATAGTGTCTACTGCTTAAGAGTGCGAGCTCTTTCTTGTCTACGTGAGATGCCTTTTGTGGGGCAAAATTGTGAGGGGTGGGGTTCTCATCTAATCATGTGGCTTGGGCTCCATTTTAGATGCGGTCCAAACCCGTGTCGGCAAGCATGCAAAACAACAAAGGAAGTTGAGTGGTGCAGCTTTAAAAACCAAAGGGGTTTGAAGGAAGTTGGGAATCACAGCGTGGGAGAATGGAGGCGGAGCCATCGTCAGTGGGGAGGCCTCATGCAGTTTGCCTCCCAATGGCAACTCAAGGCCACATAAATCCCTTCCTCAAGCTCGCCAAGATCCTCCATTCCAAAGGCTTCTTCATTACATTTGTGTACACCGAATTTGACCATGCCCGTCTGTTGAAAGCCGGCGGCCTGGATGCCGTGAAGGGCTCCGACGACTTCCGCCTCGAGACCATTCCCGATGGCCTCCCGTCGTCCGGTCTCGACGGCAACCGACACATACCCAGCCTATGCGATTCCCTGAGCAAGAACGGGTTGGTCCCCTTTCGTGATCTCATAACCAGGCTTAACGGTACTGCAGCAACGCCTCCGGTTAGCCTCGTCGTGTGGGGTGGCCTCATGAGCTTCGGCCGGAAGGCCGCCGCAGAGCTCGGCATCCCTGACATCATGTTTTGGACTGCTAGTGCTGGTGGTTTGATGGGCCTCCTCCATTACCCTCAGCTTATTGACAAGGGCTTGGCACCACTAAAAGGTCTGActgtctctctctcgctctcgccTCCCCAGTGTTTTCCCATGATGAGTGGCAACAAGCTAGCAAGCAAGGTTGAGGCTTCTGTTGTAAGTTAATGATAACAAGAAGTCCGTACCTAGCGGATCAGACAATATCTGAAAACTGAAAAGTATCATACGTACTGACCAATTAAGTTAGTTGTTCGAAAGCCTTTTTTTTAGTTCTAAGATATGGATTTGTCCTCATGCCAAGTAAGTACATGAGAAGATGGATGACAGATAATTCTACTTTCTACAGTGTTTTTCTCGATTTTTCTTGGTTGTTTTATGTTCTCAAGGAATGAATCTCACAATCCTTGGCCTTTACTCAACTGGCTAACCAAGAAATTAAAGGTCATGTCGCACACATCGATTTATCATTTGAAGTTGTTGGCTGTGAATTTTATGTaatacgtcaaaaaaaaaaaaaaaatgcaatatcAACCAAAATTGGCATATATGTCCAGATATATgattgagttgcttgcaagcccAAACATTTTTTGTCCTGGCATTCGGTTAACTTTAGCATAATTGGACAGGATCACGAGGGCACTTGCATGCGAGCCTTTCGATATACTACTATACCATGTttactgccttttttttttttttcgctgtgCAGAGGAGAGTGATTTCACCAATGGATTCCTCGACACTCGCGTGGATTGGATCCCTGGCATGAGGGACATTCGACTAAGAGATCTTCCATCACTCCTTCAAACGACGGATCCTGACGATATCTTGTTTAACTTCGTGATAAGGGAGACACAAGAGGCTTTCAAGGCCACTGCAATCATGATCAATACTTTCCATGCTTGGAACATGAAGTTCTAGATGCACTGGGACGGATGCTGCCTCCCGTTTACACTGTCGGTTCGATATCCATGCTTTGCAAACGGATGTCCAATAATTCGTCCATTTCGTTACCATCAAATCTATGGAAAGAGGACGCAAGCTGCATCGAGTGGTTGGATCGGAGGGATCCGAAATCCGTGTTGTATGTGAACTTTGGAAGCCTCATAAACTTGTCGATGGAGTGCTTGTTGGAGTTCGCTTGGGGGCTTGCAAATAGTAACCATTTCTTCTTGTGGGTCATCCGATCCGACCTTGTCTCCGGCGAGAAGCTCATTTTGCCTCAAGATCTTCTGAGAGAGACTAAAGAAAGGTGTTTGGTGGCAAGCTGGTGCCCGCAAGAGGAAGTTCTTCTCCACCCTTCGGTTGGGGCGTTTTTAACACATTGTGGGTGGAATTCAATATTGGAAAGCATACGTGGTGGAGTGCCGATTCTATGTTATCCTGCCTTTGCCGAGCAGACGACCAACTGTTACTTTGCTTGCAAGAAATGGGGGATTGGAATGGAGATTGGTGGCGATGTCAAAAGAGATGTGGTAGAGGGTGTTATTAAGGAGGTGATGGATGGAGTGAAGGGAAAGGATATGAGAAAGAAGGCCGGGAAGCTCAAGGAAATGGCAGAGAAAGCAGTCAAAGAAGACGGAACCTCCCACTCGAACATGAACAGTTTACTCGGTAGCTTATGCTTAGGACTTAATTTGAATAAGTAAGATCATCAGCATGGTTGTAGTCTCAAAACCAATTACATGTCCTTTGCAATTGGATGTTGGAGCCTTGTTGTGCgttaatttttagtttttttttcctGCTTTTATTTTCTTGCTCAGACGACACAAATGAGAGGCCTATTTTAGATGCATTTTTTCCCACATATTTTAGATGCAAGCCACGTGGGCACACGGAATgcatgatttttttcttctttttctttttgggttAAAGGGAAGACCCATCAGAAACGTGGAAATTGACTTTGAGCGTTCGATTTCTGAACCGCTTCATTTCGATGCGATTTGGTGCGTTCCGATTCTCTCCGGAGTATGGTGGGATAGGAGCCtatccaaaaataatatatatggtGGAATTGGAGACAGTTATTTAATAAACAATCCTGATAATTTATATACTTAAGATAACATGATGAGATATTAGGATTTAATTgcaaatccaaatttaattaaaattttatttttagttgatcattagtttaataattttaaaattttatatttaatattttatatttaattattttttttaagattggtCAAGTTTATGTTCCAGTAGATTCCTAATTTTTGAGTTACGGTAGGAGTCAAAGTTCCATCCGTAGAGTGCTCTATTTAAAGATTTTAGTATCTCTTTTGATATAGAAGATAATGAAAAATCATGTGGAAGATTATGATGGGAATAGAGCGAGTTAAAGATATCTTCTTTAGTGAGGCATGAGGAAGTTTTCTtatgttgctaaattttttttcttctaaatttttcttCCAACATTTCTTCTCTATTATTATTTTGGTGTTCGTTTTGGATCTTAGATCAGCATGTTCGATCTACTCTGGATAGAATGCCATTCTACATAGTATCGGAGCTAAGAATTTGTATTTATGGCTCTACATGGTATTAAAGCCATAGATTTAGAGATTGGTGATTCATGCGCTTGTTGCTTAGCATGATTGAAGAGCTTTTAGTAATTCATTATATAATGTTACAAGCATATGGACTCTTATTTGATAATTCAAGAAATGAATCATCATGACTGGTGCTATTATTGTCTCTATCAAtagatttataattataaaatgtcTTATCTTACCAATATCAATAAGACTATTTTTACTATTACCACTTCTCTTCATAAATTGAACAATACATGTTATCTATATTGGAAGGCTCTTGTCAGATTTCATTTGAAAAGTCAAGATTTATAGAATATTTTAGATGAGTCAGAGATGATGCCAATAGATaagattataagaaaaaagtgaaatttaaaatctaaaaggataatatatatttttcaaattttagttgataatttttttttttatattcaagaTATAAAGGAGCCAAAAAAAGCATGGGATATACTTGTGGGTGTTTACTCAAATTCATGCGAGCTGAGATATCccaaacaaaaattatttgaatagtgGAATCTTGTTCCAGATTTttctaaaaatctaaaagaagaacaaaattgatttaaaaataaagatctaaagCAGATGGAGCTTGATCAGTTTGAGATTGGATTAACTTCTGAAATCTCAAAGCATGATAAGATTGATCAACTTAAgaatcaatcaaatctaaaaaaaaatctaaaaaaagagaAGCTTGAACAAATAGATTCCACATCAAAAGAGATCGTGATTGAAGAATCTGTTAATTTTGGAATTGCTTGAAAAGAGTTAAAGGATGCTATAGTTGATCCAATTTGaagatttattaaaaaatcaaatcATGCAGAAGAGTCTTATATTGAAACTATCCAAGATATAGATATTTCATATAGAGATTTAATCAGCCATGAGGATGAAaagttgattaattttgaagaaacTTTGAAGGTCAAGCAAAAAGAAAACATGCTTGGTAGAAATGATTTTTATTATGCCTTGGTGGTCAACAAGATTTTGGTACATTAGTTAATTTTGAAGTAATTCTAAAGTTCGAGCAATTAGAAGACTCTATATATGAAGATTTGATTCCATATATAGAAACTAATAATGTGCAGATACTTGAAGCAACTCAAGTGGAGGTATATAAACATGGCCAAAGTCTTGCTTTTGATTTTGTATGTAGGTAATAGCCGATGCTTGCAGTTATTACAATCGATAACTCAATGTTCGTTGGCATAAATTGGATGCTCGAATGAATCTCGATATCATGATTATGGAGTTAATGCTAAGAGAAACTATAGATGGATATTATCGATTTTGACATATGCATGAAGAGGACGAGCAAGTGAAGGAATTAATGTTCAAGCCAATAAAGGAGTTCCGTTATTCAATTATTGATTccataaattattatatattaatgttactatgatgatgatggtgatggcTACCACGAGGTTTTATGGCATCGACAAGTTCAACATTATCGATATGGATGTTGCAACGAGTGGAAATATtaagatttattgtttagtccaaATCTAGTTAGGATTCTATTTTTAATTGGTCATTAGTTTTAATAACTTTAGGAATCTATTCCtagtattattttatttaattatttcctTCTAAAAGTTGGTAGAATTTGTGTTCtagtggatttttatttttttgagttaaAAGAAGAGTCAAACTTTCACCCATGTGGTGCTCTATATAAAAGATCTCTAGTATCTCTTATAGATATGAAAGATGGTGCAAAATCATGTAGAAGATTGTGATAGGAATAGAGAGAGTTAGAGATATCCTCTCTAGTGAGGCATAAGAAAGTTTTCTTGTATtgctcaattttttctctttcccaaattttttttcttccaattaCAGACACTTATGTCAATGGCCTTTATTCATCAAATGTTCATCTCGATACATTAGTATAAAAATGAGCATTTATGATTGATAGCATCATAAATAAAAGAAGCTATATCATATATCACATGAACCACATGACGGTATACCATACCAATTATTTCATAGTTTTTATGAATCAATTCATCATGCGCTAGTCTTGAATTGCCATCGATAGAAATAAAATGAGGTGATTGGCATGATACACTACCATGTGGTGCATCTGTAATAACCCTAGTTATCTAGTGTGCACGTGCTCAGCACGTGAGtgaagggaggaagaagatgcccatcaggagtcttcttctctcctaatttcaatgGAAATTAGATTCTTGGCTTACGAAAATCAGGCTAGAAAagctttagaacttctttaaaaATTACTGACCTCCTTCTCCTTGGATCCCCAATGTGATTTCTTAAGAAAAGCCGCTGGTCTTCCAAGTTCCTCCAATTTTTTCTAGTTTCTGTAGAAAAGATCACTGGATTCTTCCTTTCTATGTCGCTAGACTAAGGTACCcactctcctttctcttctcttcattTTTCCATTGTCCATTGGTTGTCGTTACACATTTTGGACCAACAAGTCATTAGTTTGATGTGAACAGGGGTCCTCTACTCTAAGCCCTTTTTCCCCTTGATTTGGGTTTTATTGACTCCCACGAACTGTGGCTGCCAACGGGATCTTCAGTCTCCTCCTTGCCGCCACCGTGGATTGCCGGCCCCAAACCTTCCACCACCATTGTTGGAGAAGAGGGAAAGGAGAGGGCATCCCCTATTttggaagaagaggagaaataAGACAgggttcttccttctctctcttccctcctctctctctcttcccaagttcattttattttattttttatttattcttctCTTAGATGGGTCAAGGGATCCAAGGGGAAAAGGGTTTGGGGAACTTATTGATGGATCCTAGTGAACCCCGATAGAAGGTTGTAGATAGATAATCCCTATactatagattttatttttaatattaattaattttagatctataggagaataattttttggataagagAATATTGAGTAGGATTCTTGACACTCAGATTGTAAATTTAGTAAGTTCAATTTGATAACAGCAAATGTAAGAATTTTTGGACAACaattatctatttatataaaaattattttgttcatTCATGATTTTGATCTATGTATTTTTGATAATGACATGttatatatttaattgttaaGTATATATTTATGGCTtgcatgatattatatattacatgTCATTGATCCTGACTTGGATGGATTTTGTTAATCATGTATAtcaaattttgcaaaaaaatatgaTCTTGAGCAATAATTTGAGAAATATATAATTGAGTTGTATAACTGAATGTGAGATTGTAGTGCTTTGGATTAGCCACTTTATTGATTTTCTGTCATGAACTTGAAATATGGTGCTCTGGACTAGTCATTTTATTGCTTTCCTGCACGGActtaaaatatgactgtagtaGTTTAGAATCGAGTACTTATGATCCTTTGAACTAGCCATTTTATTAGTGCCCCATCATAAGTTTGAAATGTAGTTGTGATAGTTTAGAGTTGAGCACCTATGATCCCTTGGACTGGAATAGGATTCTCATAAATACTCATAAAATACCACAGAGTACTGTGTATGGTTAGATGCCATCCATCATAAAATAAATGGCCATCCAAATTGTTCAAATACCCTAGGGgttcatatatttattttttttatagtttttttaaCATGCGCATGTGAGCACGCACAGCCGTCCATCTTAAATGGACGACATTCAACCATGCACAACATCCTGCAATACTTTTTGAGTACTGTAGAGGATCTGCGCCCCCTTGGACTAGCTACTTTTTTTGTGCTCCATCATgaatttaaaatatgattgtgATTGTCTACAGGATAGCCATTTTATTGATGTCCTACCATAGGCTTGAAATGTAATTTTGATAGTCTACAAGACTGGCGACTTTTGTTGTCGTATAATATAATGAAAACGTAGTCATAGTAGTACAGAGCTGAGCATCTAAATATTATCAAATCCGATATTTGTTATATtgagattattatatgatatgatACACTGTATTAAATGATATGTGGTTATGCATAACTCTAATGTTTTTTCTGGCATTAAGGTTATTTAAATAAAGATTATATGATGATTTCTTATTTATTATATTGGTGAGGATGTGCTAGAATTCTTAATGGATTGGAAAGCTTATATCTTATATTGTATTTTTTTAGAGGTAAAGGATGCTTAGTTCGGATAAGTTGGACAAACGTTCTAGTGTCAGAGTTGTGAAATAATTAGTTAGTTCGATTTTTGATACcatggatatttgaataattgtaaCTAAACAAGTTGTTTCCTCATTCGTGATGAATTTGTTTAGTTGATATATTTGGTCATCTGTTATCTTAAATATATTCTGATTTATTTGGAGATTTTATTTATTCTGTAAGCCCTACATGATCTTAGGGGATCACTTTAGGATTCATATGACCATGTCACATGATCAAACCCTGATAATGTATTCGGGGCATGACAGCATGCGATGTAacatataatttctctatatacaACTAGTCACAATTATTAAATTTGACCTATCTAGTTTCATTTGAAAGAAGATCCCAACTTATATCTGGCATCCAAAC
The sequence above is a segment of the Elaeis guineensis isolate ETL-2024a chromosome 7, EG11, whole genome shotgun sequence genome. Coding sequences within it:
- the LOC105049339 gene encoding LOW QUALITY PROTEIN: 7-deoxyloganetin glucosyltransferase (The sequence of the model RefSeq protein was modified relative to this genomic sequence to represent the inferred CDS: inserted 1 base in 1 codon); its protein translation is MEAEPSSVGRPHAVCLPMATQGHINPFLKLAKILHSKGFFITFVYTEFDHARLLKAGGLDAVKGSDDFRLETIPDGLPSSGLDGNRHIPSLCDSLSKNGLVPFRDLITRLNGTAATPPVSLVVWGGLMSFGRKAAAELGIPDIMFWTASAGGLMGLLHYPQLIDKGLAPLKEESDFTNGFLDTRVDWIPGMRDIRLRDLPSLLQTTDPDDILFNFVIRETQEAFKATAIMINTFHXLEHEVLDALGRMLPPVYTVGSISMLCKRMSNNSSISLPSNLWKEDASCIEWLDRRDPKSVLYVNFGSLINLSMECLLEFAWGLANSNHFFLWVIRSDLVSGEKLILPQDLLRETKERCLVASWCPQEEVLLHPSVGAFLTHCGWNSILESIRGGVPILCYPAFAEQTTNCYFACKKWGIGMEIGGDVKRDVVEGVIKEVMDGVKGKDMRKKAGKLKEMAEKAVKEDGTSHSNMNSLLGSLCLGLNLNK